A genomic stretch from Arachis stenosperma cultivar V10309 chromosome 3, arast.V10309.gnm1.PFL2, whole genome shotgun sequence includes:
- the LOC130967041 gene encoding vacuolar iron transporter homolog 4-like, which yields MAASLDTQNKNEMPLKHVVIHMHGTSDAEAEKVTQGTEGNNNSTDYSQRAQWLRAAVLGANDGLVSVASLMMGVGAVNKDIAAMLLAGFAGLIAGACSMAIGEFVSVYTQLDIEVAQIKRERELNNELETREGGSEEEKLPNPFQAAIASAVAFSVGAAVPLIAAVFIREYKIRVGVVAAVSSLALLVFGGVGAVLGKTPVRRSCIRVLIGGWLAMAITFGLTKLISLKGM from the coding sequence ATGGCTGCTTCACTTGACACTCAGAACAAAAATGAAATGCCACTTAAACATGTTGTGATCCACATGCATGGTACTAGTGATGCAGAAGCAGAAAAGGTAACTCAAGGAACTGAAGGAAACAATAACAGTACTGACTACTCTCAAAGAGCACAGTGGCTCCGAGCAGCAGTGCTCGGAGCCAATGATGGACTTGTGTCAGTGGCATCACTCATGATGGGTGTTGGAGCTGTGAACAAGGACATTGCAGCCATGCTCCTAGCCGGATTCGCAGGGCTAATAGCCGGAGCATGCAGCATGGCAATTGGAGAATTTGTCTCTGTCTACACGCAACTAGACATAGAAGTAGctcaaataaaaagagaaagggAACTCAACAATGAATTGGAGACAAGAGAAGGTGGTAGTGAAGAGGAGAAGCTGCCGAATCCTTTTCAAGCTGCGATAGCGTCTGCAGTCGCATTTTCTGTTGGTGCAGCAGTGCCACTGATAGCAGCAGTGTTTATAAGAGAGTATAAGATCAGGGTTGGAGTTGTTGCTGCTGTGTCTAGCTTGGCATTGTTGGTATTTGGAGGGGTAGGAGCAGTGCTTGGAAAAACTCCAGTGAGAAGGTCTTGTATCAGAGTTCTGATTGGAGGTTGGTTGGCTATGGCTATTACTTTTGGCCTCACCAAGTTAATAAGCTTAAAGGGAATGTAA